Within Zootoca vivipara chromosome 17, rZooViv1.1, whole genome shotgun sequence, the genomic segment AGACATTGGCTGCTATAAatatggattttcctggacatttcagcgatttccgcccaggcactgcttccgactgcagtattccggctatgtctggaaaattccggacgtatggcaactctACCAAATAATGTACTGTGCTGGAGGGAGATCTGATTTTAGGGCAGAATTAGAAGTTTGTTATCCCCCCGCCCTGGGCAATGCATCTCTATAGATTATGCTGTTATTTATGTTGTGTTGTTCTTCCTATGAAACAAATCAGAATTTTTGATGGTAAGAACTTCAAGTTTTTTTGGCATAGCTAGGCTAAGAGGACGGAATAATGAGAACGTATGTGGGGTGTTTGAGAGTATGGATGAGTAAAACAAGCTCAGTacacctgctttgcaggcagaaggtcccagtttccatCTCCTGGAGAgagactgccagtcagtgtggacaatattgagcttgatGTAACAGTGAGTCTTACTTgatgtaaggcaacttcctgctTACAAAAAGTTGATTGATAAGAAAAGTATTCATAAACTGGTGTTCAAATAGCAACATATTATATATTTCAAAAAACACAGTGAGGTAAACAGCCTGGGAGATAGCTGTGGAATTCTGCTTATCGACCCCTTAATTAGACCAAAGATAGCTGCCTTATTCCGAGTTGAGCCATTGGTCCATCATGCTCAGTGTTGTTCACACTGACTACTatcagctctccaaggtttcaagcagggagttttccccatccctacctggggatgccgttggggattgaacctggagccttctgcactcaaagcaggtgctctacccctgagctactgcccttccccAGTACATTTGCTGGATTTGAGTATATCCTTCGGCAGTGGTTAattgatgttttctttttaattgtttatgGTTTTATTATATGTTTGTAATACGCAGACTCGCCTTCACCTTGTTTCCCCcctgccctttccccccctccctcccaggtcTACAATGTTTACATGGCAGGCCGGCAGCTGTGTTCCAAGCGGTACCGCGAGTTTGCCATCCTGCACCAGAACTTGAAGCGGGAGTTTGCCAGCTTCACCTTCCCCCGCCTGCCGGGCAAGTGGCCCTTCTCGTTGTCAGAGCAGCAGTTGGATGCCAGGCGACGGGGGCTGGAGGAATACCTTGAAAAGGGTACGCAGAAAAGAGCACGTGTGTCGGGGAGGGTGCCCTTGGCATGCTCCCCACTGGCAGCTGGTTCATCTGAACAAACTACCGTTTGGTCAGCTGCCTCCTGAGAAGTGGAGCTGAAACAAAAGGTTTCAGAAAGGCtaataatttgatttttaaaagtacCCCTGCAGTGAACTACGCCACAgattttgcatgcatttattaTTTAGTTCCAAAACATTTATACACGGCTTGATTGTAAGAAGCAAACAAACCAACTTAACAAGCCTCAAAGAGGCTTATATTGAAAAACCCCAATAAAACTgtcaataagaaaaaaaaatagcaacaataatttaagattaaaaatttaagcAACAGATCCTATTTTCAGTGCAAGGTAACGTCATGCTCTTAAAAGAGGCGTTCCTTATAAGGGTTGGCGGGAAGGAATTCCTGTTTGGAGAGGGTGCATTTTTTATTTAGAGTTACGAGAATAAGCAGATACATGCAGATGTATTAAATCATGCAACCAGCTAAACCTCATTCAATCGACCACCTGGGAAATGtctgtgccccctgccccctccccgatGTGGCTGGACTCCCAAGTCCCAGCAGCCGCAGAATCCAGCATGGGCAAatgacaatgggagttgtagtcccgagaGCATCTAGAGGGCCTCTCAGGCTGCCCATCTCTGACCCTGGCAGTTCTTTAATCAAGTCTCAGGCCGCCCTGGAAGCTTTGAGAATTGTGGTCGATAGGAAACAGCCTTTGCCTACCATACAGCCCCTCAGATTCCTCCTTTGGCATGGAAGTCTGCATAAGGCAGAAGGTGCAAAGATTATCCTGGGAGCACCTAGTCCTGTAGCTAAGGAGGTGTGCATTTGATCAGTACTGGATGGGGGGGCACtacctccctctccacccccactgagACCTCCTTGTGTCCTGCCAATGCCCTCTTCCTGCCCATTAACTGAGCCATTCTCCTTCCCTCTGCAGTGTGTTCCATCCGGGTCATCGGGGAGAGCGACATCATGCAGGAGTTCTTGTCAGAGTCAGATGAGGTAGGCGAGCAAAAAACCGGACGCTGCAGGGGAGGTGCCGGAGCATGTGCAGTTGATGCTTAAAGTATGgcctagagtgttggactaagtccttggagaccagggttcaaatccccacttgcccgcaaagctcaccgggtgactttaggccagtcactgcctctctgcctaacctacttcacaggattgttgtggggattaaatgatatGAGATAGAACCATGcagaccaccttgagctctttgcagAAAATGGTGGGATATCAGTGCAATCTCTCATCAAGGTTTCTAGAGCTTTGAGAAGCTCAGCAATGACTTTTCCTGCCAGGCATTTCAGGAGAGTTAggatattgtgtgtgttttgagttcttaattgttgttttttgaaaatctTAACACCTACACTCCGCTTTAACACCTACACTCCGCTTTCCTGCTTTCTGTTTAAGTGGATTGGCCcgtcacatttcatttcattttttatgaGCGGTATACTTTGAGCCTCTTTGAGGAGGACATAGTTGGCAGAAGAGCGGGACAGTCATCTCAACAAACGGGAAAAGCAGGACAAGGTGTCCTGGGCTAGATTGGCTGGGGGAGAAGGCCCCCACCTATACATGCATATCTAACCTCCTGTGTGGCTGTAGATAGAAGCTGCCCTTCCAGAGCAAGAACTTGCTTGGCCCTCCAGGCAAAGCGCCTTCTGAGCCATGGGGCTTGGGGATCCAGGTACCTCAAAGAGGTGCAGCCATCAGCAGGGGAGGCCCTGTGGGTGGTGCCACTGCCACTGGAGGTTGCCTGACTTGTCACAGGATGTTTTTAGTGGTGGTTCCTGATTTGTGGGGAAcacacccacccccttcctggaAATTCTGAAATTATTTTAAGGACAAGTGATGGCTTTTATGAgttttaaatgatatttttagAAGGTTGTATTAAACCTTTTTAAAGAAGTCTCCGTTGTATTAGTATTGATCTGTTTGCTGCCCAGTACTCCTTTGGAGCAGGGTTTCTTCTAAAAGATTGTGTGCAGAGGGGTGTTCCCCACGATACAGGGAAGCCACAGCCCACCCCCTTTCATTATGGTGGGACCAAAGGCTTTTCCAGACCAGTGGCTGCCATATACCCTTTTAGGCAGGCTCGATTCCCTCAGCCTCTCATGGTAGGAAAGAATCTAGTTTGATAATGCAGGGTTCCACTTGACTAGGTGCAGGGAATCCTTGGCCATTTAGAtgtctcccatcacccctagccattgagcatgcttgctggggctgataggagctgcagttcagcaacgtctggagggccaaagctctcctccccatcccatccctgtgtggctcccctctctttccctatCTCTTTACGACATCACTCCTCATAGCTGAGAATCCTTTCCTTGTGCCCTGGAGAAACCAGACTTAAAAAACCTGGTACTGCAGCCTGAGAGGCATaccttaaacaaaaacaataaatccTGGGTTTATCTACCTGCCCTTGCACCCTAGAACTACAACGGCGTGTCGGACGTGGAGCTCAGAGTGGTGCTTCCAGACATCACGACAGTGACCGTCCGGGTCAAAAAGAACAGCACCACAGACCAGGTGTATCAGGTGAGGAGGGCAGGGGGGCATCTAGGGACCTGTTTCCTCACTggcaacagagaaagaaagaaacttggaTTTCTTTACTCTATGCgctgtttctgtttttaaggAAGACTTTGTAGACTTTTAGAAATgtgagaagctgccttatttgtCTGCACAGACAGGCAGCCACTGTCTCAGGTTTCAGATGGAGGGTATCTTCAGGCTTAACTTCCTATTCTGCACGTGACACACTGAGTCGTTTGTGTGGGGAAAGTCCACCCTGAGAGACATGAAAAGGGAAGTGTGGGGCACCCTTTGTGGCTGTCTGCACTGGGATGTGCCCTTATGAGTGGCTCTTTGCCTGTCTCCAGTAGCAGAATAAGGCCTTGGGAAGCTAGAAGGCCAGGCCATTGTTGCTAGCCTTTTCCACCCCTGCTCAGTTCAAAGCCccagccctttcctcctcctcctcacacctCCTCTCCCGCCTTAATATTGGAAATTGAAACTGAGCTGACCTAACCATCTCCAGAGCCTGAATCACTTTGCAAGAAGAAGGTGCACTGAGTCCTTGCTCTAAAATAACAAGCAGATGTGGGGGTTGGCTCAGGCTTCATGCCTCTGGCCTCAGAGTCAGGCTTGAGAATTAGCAGCTCACcccattttcattattattattattattattattattattattattattttaacataatGACCATTATGAACTGCCccaaggtacagtggaacctattATGATTATCACTTATTAATTTATTACTCGCCATTCACTCTAAGCCAGGGTtactcaaccttgggtctccagctgtttttggactacaacccccatcatccctagctagcaggaccagtggccaggggaggtgggaattgtagtccaaaaacagctggagacccaaggttgggaaacactgctctaaggtgcCAGGATGGGccatagcattaaaaacaaatgaaaacatcttAGCTAACAGCTAACGTCTGTAGAGTGACCAGCTTTCACATTATCAGCTTTCACATTATCAGCCCGCATACTCAGGGGCGACAGTGGTGGGAAGGCCTGAACAGGCGATTTGagccttttagatatttattGATGTGCTTGAGACCAGAATAACGAAGCCCAAGGGcaccaaagatggaagaatgtaTCTGCCAGCCGTTCTGTGTGTGTATTCGCATCCCTTGAAGGGACAGTCGTGTGCCCAGAGGCAGCCCTGCTGTGCCTTGCACTGTCCCAGGgattaaacaccccccccccagtttgtctgatgcttattctttctttctcctgcttctTGCCCTCCAGGCTGTTGCTGCCAAAGTTGGGATGGACAGCACAACTGCCAACTACTTTGCCTTGTTTGAAGTGATCAATCACTCATTTGGTGAGGCCTGAAGCCGGGTGGGAGGTTCAGAGTGTGTGGGGTGTTTGTCTTTCTTTGGCAGGTTCAGAAATTTCCTTGAGCCCCTTCCCTAGGAGGGAAAAGCTCAAGCAGCCGACAAAAtccagaaaaaaatgagaaactgctaagtggggggaaatgcatgatACCTTTATAAGATTTTACACGTTGCGGAGGAAGTAATTGAGATTTTCTCTCTCCCTACAACCCAGAATACTGTAATTCAGGGCCACCCACTGGAATTAGGCAGTGAGATTGGTTAAAAAGGATCTGGTGTGAGTTTAGGCATCTTTGCTTATGGATCCGTGGGGGGAGTTAAATTAGCACCCTCTGCATATGTGGTACCAATTCttcacttcctcccccctcccccatttctgcATCCTCCACACACCACGCAGTGCGGAAGCTGGCGCCCAACGAGTTCCCCCACAAGCTCTACGTGCAGAACTACACCTCGGCCGTGCCGGGGACCTGCCTGACAATCCGGAAGTGGCTCTTCACCACGGAGGAGGAGGTCCTTCTGAACGACAATGACCTGGCGGTCACGTATTTCTTCCACCAGGTGGGCGCTCTCGGGCAGTCTCTGTGCTTGCACggtctttgtgtatgtgtgtccgTCTGTCTTTTCGCGGGCTCTTCTTTTTGAAGGCGCTCCCGGATTGCAGAGGGTCTCACACACAGTGCCTGTAGAGACACGGAGGACCACGTGGCAGGGAGCGGGAGAAGGAGGTGAAAGGCAGCTGGGCTAGCACAAATAGAAGtgcataaaattatacatggtaTGGTGACAGTAGGCATagagaagttttcctccctctttcagaATACTACAAGTGACACGCATCTTACACAGGGGTTTATGTCCCTGCCTGTTGTACATATGAGCAAAATTGTGCAAAGCCAGGAACCCCTGGAACCGGGCCCACTCACTGCAAGGGTGCAGGGCTGCTttctgggctttggggaggaggtggcAGGGGGCACCTCGctcacctggctttgggaaggcggcATGGGGGCTCTGGGGTGCTGCCATTGCATAtttgtgcaggtgtgtgtgtgtggggggaataaATAATTGGAGAGTGGGTTTCCTccgctctccatttatttatttattccgccCTCCCCTCCACACAAAGCTGCAATCGCAAAAGTAAAATGTAGGTAAGTTGCGAGTTACCTGTACTTTGCTTTCTTTACAGGTAGTCAGCAGACCATTAAAACATTCTATAATGATCGGCAGTTACCTTTGATAAAACTAATAACAATGCACATTGATAAAGCTGAAAGACACAGAATCAAAATGCTAAACTGTATGTCAGGCAGTCATAAGAGGCCTATTAAAAAGAGCTTTAagcataaggactagaaacttgaagTCCTAATGACAGGACGTCAGGAGCTGGTGTGGCAGTGGAGTGGAATGGAGGGTGACCAAAGCTGGTCTAGGCACACCTGGGTGATCTTGTGGTAGCTGAGCCAAGGAGAAACAAAAAATATTGGTGTCGGCCCTAGTTGAAGAACCAGGCTGGTCTCTGAATGCTTCTTATGTCATCCAGGCTGTTGATGACGTGAAGAAGGGGTACATTAAAGCCGAGGAGAAGTCCTACCAGCTGCAGAAGCTCTGTGAGCAACGGAAGATGGTCATGGTAAgggaagtcctcccccccccccattcagagcaaggcattctgggatGTGGGCTTTGCTGTTCCTTCCTGCTGGGCTGTAGCGCCTGGAAGCAGCGAACCCTCTTCTATATCGTATGTGGAATTTTGTAACTTGAGTTTTTAAGATCCTTTTCCTCTCTTTTGATTGGTATTTCATGTTTAGAATTGATCACATTGACTGCATTGAGTTAACAAAGTTTTAATCTTGGCGATGGATGAGATTGGATTGGAAATCAAAATCAAAAGAGCGGCATCATCTGCAAATAAACTGATTTTATGTTGTGCACCAGCCGTTTCATAGCACTTAATGTCTGAAACCTCCCTCACTGCTGTTGCCAGAAGTTCCATAGTAATGAATAGCCAAGAACAGCAGTGAGAGGACAGCCTCGTTTAGTGCCTTTTCCAATTTTAATGTTGGCATTTTCAAAGACATTTAGTCTAATGCTGGTTATGCTTTCCTAATATAGttgaaatttttattgattttaatctattaaaaaaaatggtaagtAGGAAGCTGGTAAAGGAAAGTCGGGAGAGAACTGTACACAAAAAAATACTTTTAGATAGGAGAGTTAAAATTGAGTGAAATGAATTACAAGGCAATACGCCATTTGTTATTTTACTGTTCCAGTATTGGATGGACAGGGTTGGGAAGCATTTTATGGAGCCTTTTAAATCCtcttaaatgagcaaataaatgtGCAAGCATCGCTTTATAATTAACCCTAAGAAGCGGGATGTGGGTGCGGGTGGGAACAACTCTGGCTGTGGTTGATTGGCTGGCCTTTCAGCCAATCAGATTAGAAACCAGGGAGGGCGCATTCTCTCCTCACTTCCTGCGGCTTCCTCCCCTGCAGTACCTGAACATGCTGCGGACCTGCGAGGGTTACAACGAGATCATCTTCCCGCACTGCTCCTGTGACTCGCGGCGGAAGGGTCACGTGATCACAGCCATCAGCATCAAGCACTTTAAACTCCATGCCTGCACCGAGGAGGGTCAGCTAGAGGTCAGCTGCCCCGGGTCCCTGGCTGGGGCGGTTGGGGTGGGTTGCCGCTGTGGGGTGAGAGCGTCCAGAGAAGCTTTTCCTAGAAGGAGCTTCAAGGTGTCTTTAGGGTTCTGTTGGGGCTGAAAGGCCCCCACACCTGAGGTGGGCCTCGTTCCCTCTCGATGACAGCTCCGCCCGCTCTCTGCTCTTGCAGAACCAGGTAATAGCCTTCGAATGGGACGAGATGCAGCGATGGGACACGGACGAGGAGGGCATGGCGTTCTGCTTCGAATACGCGCGGGGGGAAAAGAAGCCACGCTGGGTGAAGATCTTCACCCCTTACGTAAGTGTGGGTCTACGGGGAAGAGAGCGAGGCGAGGCATCGGGGAGGTGGCAGGGGGATGGAATATCTAGTGATGATTTGGGAGCTGCCACCAGGGGGCACCAAGGAGACACAGCCTCTGACCTTTTGGGGATAAGAGGTGTCTGGTCGGTGGAGCTGTGGTTGAGCTGAGTGAGAGGTGCAAACTCTCAGTCCTGAGAGATGGCTGtggtttttttcctctctctctcccaccccattgCAGTTTAACTACATGCACGAATGTTTCGAACGAGTGTTCTGCGAGCTCAAGTGGCGGAAAGAGGTGAGAAGTCACATTTGGCATCATTTATCTTGATGCAAAGCGTGTTTTTGCCTTCCACCTGGAGATATCTTCCCCTACGGTTCTCGGTGTGCAAGGCTGGCAAAACTTGTCTGCCAGGCTGGAAAAGGGTTTTCCAAAGTGGTCCTGCAGCAGCCACTAAGAGATGCTCCTCCTCACCTTCCAGGAGAGGGCAGAGACCCTGTTCATTCCCATCGCTTGTGCTTCCCATTagagcatcttgttggccactgtgcgaacaagatgctggactaggtggaccgtctttggcctgatccggtaGGGCATGTCTTATGCATAACAATGTGGAGGGCTCTCGCCTTCATGCGCCACCTGTGGACTTGCAGGAAGAATCTGTTCGCCCACTGTGAGAAAGAAGATGTTGAATGAGAAGagccccttggcctgatccagcttcaggGCTCTTGTGTGGCACGTGcaagccaagaactggaagagcTGCCATTTTTTATTATTCCCGGGAGCCAATGGAATGCTGCCTCCAAATTCCTGGCTGCCTCCTTAGTCTTCCCACCCCACCTAGtgcacctccagatgtttcggactacaattcccacagtcTCCAGCTGGCATAGCCATGTGACGTTGGGGCTAGCAGGAACAGTGCAAGTGGGCAGACCCCATTTGGAGGTGCGCCTGGTTTGGGGAAGACAAGAGACCTGTCAAGGTGGACCTCAAGAGGCTTGATGGGAAGGGCGGGGATGGGTGGAGGAAGAGGCGGGGCTGACACCTCTGCTCCTAGAGCTGATAGACTGCCGCTCGCTTCCATACTTCCTCTTAAAACAATCCTGTCCTTCCTTTCAAAGGTGGAGGAAGAGGCGACAGACAAGGATAACAAGAACTGCAGTAAAGACAACATGTGCAGCAAGGTAAGGGGTTAgggaacactcccccccccagttttctagCGCAAGTGCCGTTTGAGAGCTCTGCTTCTTCTCTGTGTTGTGCGGAACGTGCTTGAGGTTGGGGAGAGCTACCCCACCCCCTGGTCTGCTTCAAAGAGGCACCCCCTTTCAAACGGCCCAGACGTCTTCCAAGACTGGATCTGGCTCAAAACAGCAGTTTCTAAGTGTTGCTAATAATTTTAATGAAGTAAGCCTGCAGCTTACGTGGTAGTTGCGTTCTGGGGACGCAAATAGCCAAAGCAGGTTGggtccagtggtgggtggggttgccaaagtcatttccccccagaaccccgctccctttccaccccctttttatttatttatatattttccgCCGCGCATGTGAAGCTGAATGTGCACGAGTTTAATGTGCATACATTGCGGGCTtagcataataataatttgtagttAAAGTGGTAATCGGCATGGCCCAGTGGTCAAGGAGTTAGGAGTCCCAACAGCATCTGTGCACCATGGGTGGTGCTCCCCCAATCCCTGCTTTGAAACTGTTCTTCTGAGCATGGCCAGCAGCAATTTTCCTGCTTGGAttcctgggatttgtagtttctTTGCCTGGGGAAACTGACTTCCCATCACTCTAGGGCAAGGCAGTGTGTGCCTGCACCCAAGGTAAGGACCTGGGTCTGCCGGCTGGCCGGCCAACCTCCTTTTATGAACTTTcgcctgctgctgcccccccGTCCCTGAAGGTGCCCATGAAAGCCCCTTCCGAGGATTTTGTCAGCGTTCATCAGGAATGCTTTCACAACCCTGGCAGCTTTTAAGGCAGATTTTGTGGGGAGGGTCTGTGTTCATAGATTACTTTTCCATCGCTGCTCTTGGTATCTTAGCCACCGTTCTCTCTCTTTTGGTCTCCTTTCCAGAACATCTTTCAAATGATGCGGACACAGCACAGAGACATTACGACTTAGCCTCGCGGCCGCCATGGACAAAATCAGACaacaacacacagacacacacacacagacagaccgAGAAGCAAAACGTATTAtccctttccctgccccccccatcctgaaaattaacacttttaaaaacgaaaaagagagagggggaaatggtttaTTGTATTAAAGCCCTTAAAACTAAATATTAATAATACCATTTGTGAATTTCATGTTAAAgaaactggggggcggggggcaggcagGGATCCAGCCAAGCTGTCGGAAGCAGGAAgggtgggaagagagggaggtgggAGTGGGAAATCCAGTTTCTTACCACTGGAAATTGTGGGGGGGTGTCTCCCCCCCGTTTGCCCCCCTTCCTGTTGTTCAAAGATGGACTCTGCTGAGggttttttctgttcttttcttttcctttttttttaaacaaactggatatagaaatgtacatccatttgCACTGTTTGgacatatatatgtatgtatgtaaaaaaaattatatatacaaaCTATCACACacgtatatacatatatatataatttcatatCGGCGGCCGTTTAACTTTCAGAATGCTTACATTTCTACACGAGTTTTCCTTCCTCCGGAATTTGTCATGGTGgtgcttctttt encodes:
- the SNX27 gene encoding sorting nexin-27 is translated as ILTPPVPLFSFDFQILELFCCFSFCTRFYLLILTPITLTPASSLWNNRLPFSSARNGVNVEGATHKQVVDLIRAGEKELILTVLSVPPHEADNLDPSDDSLGQSFYDYTEKQAVPISIPTYKHVEQNGEKFVVYNVYMAGRQLCSKRYREFAILHQNLKREFASFTFPRLPGKWPFSLSEQQLDARRRGLEEYLEKVCSIRVIGESDIMQEFLSESDENYNGVSDVELRVVLPDITTVTVRVKKNSTTDQVYQAVAAKVGMDSTTANYFALFEVINHSFVRKLAPNEFPHKLYVQNYTSAVPGTCLTIRKWLFTTEEEVLLNDNDLAVTYFFHQAVDDVKKGYIKAEEKSYQLQKLCEQRKMVMYLNMLRTCEGYNEIIFPHCSCDSRRKGHVITAISIKHFKLHACTEEGQLENQVIAFEWDEMQRWDTDEEGMAFCFEYARGEKKPRWVKIFTPYFNYMHECFERVFCELKWRKEVEEEATDKDNKNCSKDNMCSKNIFQMMRTQHRDITT